One Polynucleobacter sp. MG-5-Ahmo-C2 genomic window carries:
- the rpmH gene encoding 50S ribosomal protein L34 yields the protein MKRTYQPSVTRRKRTHGFRIRMKTKSGRAVLNARRAKGRKRLAV from the coding sequence ATGAAAAGAACATACCAACCATCAGTAACACGTCGCAAGCGTACACACGGCTTTCGTATTCGCATGAAAACGAAGAGTGGGCGCGCAGTTTTAAACGCACGTCGTGCAAAAGGCCGTAAGCGTTTG